The Physeter macrocephalus isolate SW-GA chromosome 13, ASM283717v5, whole genome shotgun sequence genome window below encodes:
- the GPR180 gene encoding integral membrane protein GPR180 isoform X2, with amino-acid sequence MGGLRLLAVALTCCWWPPGSQGKTLRGSFSSAAARDAQGQSIGHFEFHGDHALLCVRINDIAVAIGKEAKLYLFQAQEWLKLQESGHGYGCSEKLSKAQLTTMNQTEHNLTVSQIPYPQTWHVFYADKYTCKEDNENSQVEDIPFEMMLLNPDAEGNPFDHFSAGESGLHEFFFLLVLVYFVIACIYAQSLWQAIKKGGPMHVVLKVLTTALLLQAGSAFANYIHFSSYSKDGIGVPFMGSLAEFFDIASQIQMLYLLLSLCMGWTIVRMKKSQSRPLQWDSTPASTGIAVFIVITQSILLLWEQFEDTSPHSHHSNHNLAGILLIVLRICLALSLGCGLYQIITVERSTLKREFYITFAKGCILWFLCHPGLACISVIFNDYQRDKVITVGVILSQSVSMVILYRLFLSHSLYWEVSSLSSVTLPLTISSGHKSRPHF; translated from the exons ATGGGGGGGCTGCGGCTGCTGGCGGTGGCCCTCACTTGCTGCTGGTGGCCACCCGGCAGCCAGGGTAAGACGCTGCGAGGCAGCTTCAGCAGCGCCGCGGCCCGAGACGCTCAGGGCCAGAGCATCGGCCACTTCGAGTTCCACG GTGACCATGCTCTTCTCTGTGTCAGAATCAATGACATAGCAGTAGCCATTGGAAAGGAAGCTAAACTCTACCTGTTCCAAGCCCAGGAATGGCTAAAGCTGCAGGAAAGCGGTCACGGTTATGGTTGTAGTGAAAAATTATCCAAAGCTCAGTTGACAA CCATGAATCAGACTGAACATAATCTGACAGTGTCTCAGATTCCATATCCACAAACGTGGCACGTGTTCTATGCAGACAAGTATACATGCAAAGAGGACAATGAGAATTCTCAGGTGGAAGATATCCCATTTGAAATGATGTTACTAAACCCGGATGCTGAAGGGAATCCATTTGATCATTTCAGTGCTGGAGAATCTG GGTTACATGAGTTCTTTTTCCTCCTAGTCCTAGTGTACTTTGTGATTGCTTGCATTTATGCGCAATCATTGTGGCAGGCTATTAAGAAAGGAGGACCCATGCACGTGGTTTTAAAGGTTCTGACAACTGCATTGCTGTTACAAGCTGGTTCAGCTTTCGCTAATTACATTCATTTCTCCAG TTACTCCAAAGATGGAATAGGGGTACCTTTTATGGGAAGTTTGGCAGAAT TTTTTGACATCGCTTCCCAAATTCAAATGTTATACTTACTTCTGAGTCTATGCATGGGTTGGACAATAGTCAGAATGAAGAAGTCTCAGAGCAGACCTCTCCAGTGGGACTCTACTCCTGCGTCCACCGGCATTGCTGTGTTCATTGTCATAACACAG AGTATTTTGCTACTTTGGGAACAGTTTGAAGATACCAGTCCTCACAGCCACCATTCAAACCACAACTTAGCAGGGATCCTTCTAATTGTTTTAAGAATTTGCCTAGCATTGTCATTAGGCTGTGGACTCTACCAGATCATCACAGTGGAAAGAAGTACCCTCAAAAGGGAGTTCTATATCACTTTTGCCAAA ggCTGTATCTTGTGGTTTTTGTGCCATCCAGGTCTTGCAtgcatttctgtcatttttaatgACTACCAAAGAGATAAG gtcATTACAGTAGGCGTTATCCTTTCCCAGTCTGTTTCCATGGTGATTCTCTACAGACTCTTTCTATCCCACAGTCTATACTGGGAAGTTTCTTCACTTTCCTCAGTAACACTGCCACTGACCATATCATCTGGACACAAAAGTCGGCCTCACTTCTGA
- the GPR180 gene encoding integral membrane protein GPR180 isoform X1 translates to MGGLRLLAVALTCCWWPPGSQGKTLRGSFSSAAARDAQGQSIGHFEFHGDHALLCVRINDIAVAIGKEAKLYLFQAQEWLKLQESGHGYGCSEKLSKAQLTIAMNQTEHNLTVSQIPYPQTWHVFYADKYTCKEDNENSQVEDIPFEMMLLNPDAEGNPFDHFSAGESGLHEFFFLLVLVYFVIACIYAQSLWQAIKKGGPMHVVLKVLTTALLLQAGSAFANYIHFSSYSKDGIGVPFMGSLAEFFDIASQIQMLYLLLSLCMGWTIVRMKKSQSRPLQWDSTPASTGIAVFIVITQSILLLWEQFEDTSPHSHHSNHNLAGILLIVLRICLALSLGCGLYQIITVERSTLKREFYITFAKGCILWFLCHPGLACISVIFNDYQRDKVITVGVILSQSVSMVILYRLFLSHSLYWEVSSLSSVTLPLTISSGHKSRPHF, encoded by the exons ATGGGGGGGCTGCGGCTGCTGGCGGTGGCCCTCACTTGCTGCTGGTGGCCACCCGGCAGCCAGGGTAAGACGCTGCGAGGCAGCTTCAGCAGCGCCGCGGCCCGAGACGCTCAGGGCCAGAGCATCGGCCACTTCGAGTTCCACG GTGACCATGCTCTTCTCTGTGTCAGAATCAATGACATAGCAGTAGCCATTGGAAAGGAAGCTAAACTCTACCTGTTCCAAGCCCAGGAATGGCTAAAGCTGCAGGAAAGCGGTCACGGTTATGGTTGTAGTGAAAAATTATCCAAAGCTCAGTTGACAA tagCCATGAATCAGACTGAACATAATCTGACAGTGTCTCAGATTCCATATCCACAAACGTGGCACGTGTTCTATGCAGACAAGTATACATGCAAAGAGGACAATGAGAATTCTCAGGTGGAAGATATCCCATTTGAAATGATGTTACTAAACCCGGATGCTGAAGGGAATCCATTTGATCATTTCAGTGCTGGAGAATCTG GGTTACATGAGTTCTTTTTCCTCCTAGTCCTAGTGTACTTTGTGATTGCTTGCATTTATGCGCAATCATTGTGGCAGGCTATTAAGAAAGGAGGACCCATGCACGTGGTTTTAAAGGTTCTGACAACTGCATTGCTGTTACAAGCTGGTTCAGCTTTCGCTAATTACATTCATTTCTCCAG TTACTCCAAAGATGGAATAGGGGTACCTTTTATGGGAAGTTTGGCAGAAT TTTTTGACATCGCTTCCCAAATTCAAATGTTATACTTACTTCTGAGTCTATGCATGGGTTGGACAATAGTCAGAATGAAGAAGTCTCAGAGCAGACCTCTCCAGTGGGACTCTACTCCTGCGTCCACCGGCATTGCTGTGTTCATTGTCATAACACAG AGTATTTTGCTACTTTGGGAACAGTTTGAAGATACCAGTCCTCACAGCCACCATTCAAACCACAACTTAGCAGGGATCCTTCTAATTGTTTTAAGAATTTGCCTAGCATTGTCATTAGGCTGTGGACTCTACCAGATCATCACAGTGGAAAGAAGTACCCTCAAAAGGGAGTTCTATATCACTTTTGCCAAA ggCTGTATCTTGTGGTTTTTGTGCCATCCAGGTCTTGCAtgcatttctgtcatttttaatgACTACCAAAGAGATAAG gtcATTACAGTAGGCGTTATCCTTTCCCAGTCTGTTTCCATGGTGATTCTCTACAGACTCTTTCTATCCCACAGTCTATACTGGGAAGTTTCTTCACTTTCCTCAGTAACACTGCCACTGACCATATCATCTGGACACAAAAGTCGGCCTCACTTCTGA